A genomic stretch from uncultured Cohaesibacter sp. includes:
- the fabB gene encoding beta-ketoacyl-ACP synthase I, translating into MRRVVISGLGIVSSIGNDAEAVTASLRDAKSGISFSQDFADHGFRCQVWGAPDIDTTDLVDRRAKRFLSKGGEWNHVAMKQAIADSGLEESDITNERTGIIMGSGGPSTQTVVQAADITRKNGSPKRIGPFAVPKAMSSTASATLATWFKIHGVNYSISSACSTSAHCIGNAYELIQMGKQDIIFAGGHEDLDWSMSNLFDAMGAMTSKYNDTPETASRAYDISRDGFAIAGGAGVLVIEELEHAKARGAKIYAEIVGYGATSDGYDMVAPSGEGAKRCMRLAMSTVDNKIDYINCHGTSTVVGDTAEIGAIREVFDGDQPYIASTKSLTGHSLGAAGVQESIYSLLMMQAGFIGESAHITEIDPEFADMNIVRERIEKPIDVALSNSFGFGGTNATLIFQRYNG; encoded by the coding sequence ATGAGACGTGTAGTCATTTCCGGCTTGGGTATTGTTTCCTCCATCGGCAACGATGCCGAAGCCGTCACCGCATCCTTGCGCGATGCTAAATCAGGCATTTCCTTTTCGCAGGATTTTGCCGACCACGGATTCCGTTGTCAGGTCTGGGGTGCCCCGGATATTGATACGACCGATCTGGTTGATCGCCGCGCCAAACGCTTCCTTTCCAAGGGGGGCGAATGGAACCATGTTGCCATGAAGCAGGCAATTGCTGATTCCGGCCTTGAAGAAAGCGATATCACCAACGAGCGCACCGGTATCATCATGGGCTCTGGCGGACCGTCCACCCAGACCGTGGTGCAGGCAGCCGACATTACCCGCAAAAACGGGTCGCCAAAGCGCATCGGGCCATTCGCGGTTCCAAAAGCGATGTCTTCCACCGCGTCTGCAACGCTGGCAACTTGGTTCAAGATCCACGGCGTCAACTATTCCATTTCTTCGGCTTGTTCCACGTCTGCCCATTGCATCGGCAATGCCTACGAGCTGATCCAGATGGGCAAGCAGGACATCATCTTTGCCGGTGGGCATGAAGATCTGGACTGGAGCATGTCGAACCTGTTCGATGCCATGGGTGCCATGACGTCCAAATATAACGACACACCGGAAACCGCTTCGCGCGCTTATGACATTTCCCGCGATGGATTTGCCATTGCCGGTGGTGCTGGCGTTCTCGTGATTGAAGAACTGGAACATGCCAAGGCCCGAGGCGCCAAGATCTATGCCGAGATCGTCGGCTATGGTGCAACGTCTGATGGCTACGACATGGTTGCCCCAAGCGGTGAAGGCGCCAAGCGCTGCATGCGTCTGGCCATGTCCACTGTTGACAACAAGATTGATTACATCAACTGCCATGGCACATCCACCGTGGTGGGTGACACCGCTGAAATCGGCGCTATCCGCGAAGTCTTCGACGGCGACCAGCCTTATATCGCTTCGACGAAATCCTTGACCGGCCACTCTCTGGGGGCTGCTGGTGTTCAGGAATCAATCTATTCCCTGCTCATGATGCAGGCCGGTTTCATTGGCGAATCCGCTCATATCACCGAGATTGATCCTGAATTTGCCGACATGAATATCGTTCGCGAACGGATCGAAAAGCCGATCGATGTGGCTCTTTCCAACAGCTTCGGCTTTGGCGGCACCAACGCTACGCTGATTTTCCAGCGTTATAACGGATAA
- a CDS encoding helix-turn-helix transcriptional regulator, giving the protein MASKKAPNPIDVYVGSRVRLRRMMLSMSQEKLGEHLGITFQQIQKYEKGTNRIGASRLQHIATVLQVPVSFFFEDAPGTPQEAQGLAESKSENYVIDFLSSSEGLQLNRAFVQIKDQKIRRKIVELVREISGEGAES; this is encoded by the coding sequence ATGGCCAGTAAAAAAGCACCGAACCCAATCGATGTCTATGTTGGAAGTCGTGTCCGACTTCGTCGTATGATGCTTTCTATGAGCCAAGAAAAACTTGGGGAGCATCTGGGCATTACATTCCAGCAGATTCAGAAATACGAAAAAGGGACCAACCGTATTGGCGCCAGCCGTCTTCAGCACATTGCAACCGTGCTGCAAGTCCCGGTTTCCTTTTTCTTCGAAGACGCCCCAGGTACCCCCCAAGAAGCTCAGGGCCTTGCTGAATCCAAGTCAGAGAATTATGTCATCGACTTCCTATCCTCTTCTGAAGGCCTGCAGTTGAACCGTGCCTTCGTACAGATCAAAGACCAGAAAATACGACGCAAGATCGTTGAACTGGTGCGTGAGATCTCCGGAGAGGGTGCGGAAAGCTAA
- the fabA gene encoding bifunctional 3-hydroxydecanoyl-ACP dehydratase/trans-2-decenoyl-ACP isomerase — MEQRQSSYTYEEILTCSRGEMFGPGNPQLPLPPMLMLDRITHISEEGGEHNKGMIRAEYDINPERWFFDCHFAGDPVMPGCLGLDALWQMTGFYLGWLGLEGKGRAISVGEIKFSGMITPDIKTVTYGVDFKRVMKGRLNLSIGDGWVKADDNLVFVAKDLRVGAFKDS; from the coding sequence ATGGAACAGCGCCAATCCAGCTACACCTATGAAGAGATTCTGACCTGCAGCCGCGGAGAAATGTTCGGCCCGGGCAATCCGCAATTGCCATTGCCACCGATGCTGATGCTGGATCGGATCACCCACATTTCCGAAGAAGGTGGTGAGCATAACAAAGGCATGATCCGCGCGGAATATGATATCAATCCGGAACGCTGGTTCTTTGATTGCCATTTCGCTGGCGATCCGGTTATGCCCGGTTGCCTTGGTCTGGATGCCCTGTGGCAAATGACCGGCTTCTATCTTGGCTGGTTGGGCCTTGAAGGCAAAGGGCGCGCCATCTCCGTTGGTGAAATCAAATTTTCCGGCATGATCACGCCAGACATCAAGACCGTAACATATGGTGTTGACTTCAAGCGCGTTATGAAGGGCCGCCTCAATCTCAGCATTGGTGATGGTTGGGTCAAAGCCGACGATAATCTGGTGTTTGTGGCCAAGGATCTGCGCGTTGGCGCCTTCAAGGATTCCTAA
- the trmB gene encoding tRNA (guanosine(46)-N7)-methyltransferase TrmB, with the protein MIEKQIATSFFGRRKGKPLSPAQQKLIDELLPRISLNPTHPIEDIKGQFAHAPNEVWMEIGYGGGEHLIRQATSNPTVGLIGCEPFINGAVKALAAINERQIDNIRLYDEDAAHILDWLPEASLDRVFLLYPDPWHKKRHWKRRFVSSRNLDRIARVLKPGGVFRFASDIEDYVEWTLNHVEGCDALTEECTSPEDRQIAWPDWERTRYEAKAIREGRKPQYLTFRRK; encoded by the coding sequence CTGATCGAAAAGCAGATCGCGACCAGTTTCTTCGGGCGGCGCAAGGGCAAGCCACTGAGCCCTGCGCAGCAAAAGCTGATTGACGAGCTTCTGCCGCGCATAAGCCTCAACCCGACCCATCCCATCGAGGATATCAAGGGACAGTTTGCCCATGCTCCGAATGAAGTCTGGATGGAAATCGGCTATGGTGGCGGTGAGCATCTTATCAGGCAGGCGACAAGCAACCCGACCGTGGGCCTGATCGGCTGCGAACCTTTCATTAACGGGGCCGTCAAAGCGCTGGCCGCGATCAATGAAAGGCAAATCGACAATATCCGGCTCTATGACGAAGACGCCGCCCATATTCTGGATTGGCTCCCTGAAGCCTCTCTCGACCGGGTTTTTCTGCTCTATCCCGATCCATGGCACAAGAAACGCCATTGGAAGCGTCGCTTTGTCTCCAGCCGGAATCTTGACCGCATTGCCCGTGTGTTGAAGCCGGGGGGTGTCTTCCGTTTTGCCTCTGATATCGAGGATTATGTGGAATGGACACTGAACCATGTCGAGGGGTGCGACGCATTGACTGAAGAATGCACCTCTCCTGAAGACAGGCAGATTGCATGGCCGGATTGGGAACGCACCCGCTATGAGGCCAAAGCTATTCGTGAGGGAAGAAAGCCGCAATATCTGACATTTCGACGTAAATAG
- a CDS encoding iron response transcriptional regulator IrrA, whose amino-acid sequence MTSQLQKFDKRSARDMLVGAGLRPTRQRLSLAELLFAKGDRHVSAERLHEEAEKVNVSVSLATVYNTLHQFTEAGLLREVAVEGTKTYFDTNVSDHYHFYMEEEGKVVDIPGGINVSELPEVPDDMEITRVDVVVRLRQKK is encoded by the coding sequence ATGACCTCTCAGCTGCAAAAATTCGATAAGCGATCTGCTCGGGATATGCTTGTGGGGGCAGGCCTGCGCCCGACGCGCCAGAGGCTGTCACTTGCCGAGCTTTTGTTTGCCAAGGGGGATCGGCATGTTTCTGCAGAGCGTCTGCATGAGGAAGCCGAAAAGGTCAATGTGTCTGTTTCTCTGGCAACTGTCTATAATACCTTGCATCAGTTCACGGAAGCAGGCCTTCTGCGGGAGGTCGCCGTGGAGGGAACGAAAACCTATTTCGACACGAATGTCTCCGATCACTACCACTTTTATATGGAAGAAGAAGGCAAGGTGGTCGACATTCCCGGCGGCATAAATGTGTCCGAGTTGCCTGAAGTCCCTGACGACATGGAAATCACGCGTGTTGATGTCGTGGTCCGCCTTCGCCAGAAGAAATAA
- the rimP gene encoding ribosome maturation factor RimP, whose product MVESSQVKAGTEPRLTGEKGLEARIASIVEPAIIDLGYDLVRVRITGQHGCTVQIMAEAPDGTMTIDGCEAVSRALSPVLDVEDPIDSEYYLEVSSPGVDRPLVRVRDLVAWSGHDAKIELSVPMDGRRRFRGILDGVDGEELKLILPDVPQDSDPNVRLPLSDLADAKLVMTDKLMELALKAQPAEPAEVEEATDADREE is encoded by the coding sequence ATGGTTGAGAGCAGTCAAGTAAAAGCGGGAACAGAGCCGCGCCTCACTGGCGAAAAAGGGCTGGAAGCACGCATTGCCAGCATAGTTGAGCCTGCCATTATTGATCTGGGCTACGATCTGGTCCGCGTGAGAATCACCGGCCAGCATGGCTGTACCGTTCAGATCATGGCCGAGGCCCCCGATGGCACGATGACGATTGATGGCTGCGAGGCTGTATCCCGCGCTCTTTCGCCTGTGCTTGATGTCGAAGATCCAATTGACAGCGAATATTATCTTGAAGTCTCCTCGCCGGGAGTGGATCGTCCGCTGGTACGCGTGCGTGATCTGGTGGCCTGGAGTGGGCATGATGCCAAGATCGAACTGTCTGTTCCTATGGATGGTCGTCGCCGGTTCAGAGGCATTCTTGATGGTGTGGACGGGGAAGAACTCAAACTGATTTTGCCCGACGTACCTCAGGATAGCGATCCAAATGTGCGTTTGCCGCTTTCGGATCTGGCAGATGCAAAGCTTGTAATGACTGATAAACTCATGGAGCTGGCGCTGAAAGCTCAGCCCGCAGAACCGGCAGAAGTGGAAGAAGCCACTGACGCTGACAGGGAAGAATAG
- the lnt gene encoding apolipoprotein N-acyltransferase, with protein sequence MAPLSWFPLLWLCVPVFVWLLDSASLGNSTKRAIRSMALVGWVFGLGFFLCAFYWIGAAFLVEADKFAALMPFALFFFAAGLALFWAVACGLVAPLWSSSPMRVIWLALTWSALEWLRGTIFTGLPWGGLGQALTSTTVTMQALALVGPESMGLIAPVIFALPVFFFADAPSRKSGYGLTFIAALLFVSQCAFGFYRLNQTPPQPDAPVTVRIVQPNIPQREKWKLENRSWIFNRLLALTTLDREEYPVEKVDLFVWPETAIPFYLIEQPAGLAAIAQSLPDKATLLTGALRREVNFTSSEQVYNSIYQISGDGTIMASYDKIHLVPFGEYLPKERWLRAIGLEHLAAQLSGFSSGTKRKLLGDAHLGKILPLICYEIAFPSEILSYPAGATMIVNVTNDAWFGKTAGPWQHLHLAQMRAVETGLPVIRSANTGISAIIDPFGRLVAKQDLGTDGLVQEIVPARLPATLYSRFGDHIFFFLWLLTGCLALIKMRKSKIR encoded by the coding sequence ATGGCCCCTCTGAGCTGGTTCCCCCTGCTTTGGCTTTGTGTTCCCGTTTTTGTCTGGCTGCTTGATTCTGCCTCTTTAGGGAACAGCACGAAAAGAGCCATCCGCTCTATGGCTTTGGTAGGCTGGGTCTTTGGCCTGGGTTTCTTCCTTTGCGCTTTCTACTGGATCGGTGCCGCGTTCCTCGTGGAAGCAGACAAATTTGCAGCCCTGATGCCTTTTGCTCTGTTTTTCTTTGCAGCCGGGCTGGCTCTCTTCTGGGCAGTGGCCTGTGGCCTTGTTGCTCCGCTCTGGTCATCTTCTCCGATGCGCGTCATATGGCTGGCGCTGACATGGTCCGCGTTGGAGTGGCTGCGTGGCACGATCTTCACCGGATTGCCTTGGGGCGGCCTTGGGCAGGCGCTCACATCAACGACTGTCACGATGCAAGCGCTGGCGCTCGTCGGCCCGGAGAGCATGGGGCTAATAGCCCCCGTCATCTTTGCCTTACCGGTATTTTTCTTTGCTGACGCGCCCTCTCGTAAGAGCGGCTATGGGCTGACCTTTATTGCCGCTTTGTTATTCGTAAGCCAATGCGCATTCGGCTTCTATCGATTGAATCAGACACCTCCTCAGCCAGACGCCCCCGTGACCGTACGGATCGTGCAGCCGAACATTCCGCAGCGGGAAAAATGGAAACTTGAGAATCGTTCATGGATTTTCAATCGCCTGCTTGCCTTAACGACTTTGGATCGTGAGGAGTATCCTGTTGAAAAAGTCGACCTCTTTGTCTGGCCAGAAACAGCCATTCCCTTCTATCTGATCGAGCAACCAGCCGGACTTGCGGCGATCGCACAATCTCTGCCGGACAAGGCCACATTGCTGACAGGGGCTCTCAGAAGAGAGGTAAATTTTACCAGTAGCGAACAAGTTTACAATTCCATCTATCAGATCTCCGGCGATGGAACGATCATGGCCTCCTATGACAAGATTCATCTTGTCCCTTTTGGCGAATATTTGCCGAAAGAGCGCTGGTTGCGTGCCATCGGCCTTGAACATCTAGCCGCGCAATTATCCGGTTTTTCATCCGGTACAAAAAGAAAACTGCTGGGTGACGCTCATTTGGGAAAAATTCTACCCCTGATTTGCTATGAAATAGCATTCCCAAGCGAAATTCTTTCCTACCCGGCGGGAGCAACCATGATTGTGAATGTCACGAACGATGCCTGGTTTGGGAAGACGGCAGGCCCATGGCAGCATCTGCATCTGGCTCAAATGCGAGCGGTTGAAACCGGCCTACCGGTTATTCGTTCCGCAAATACAGGTATTTCAGCAATTATTGATCCCTTTGGCAGACTGGTGGCAAAACAGGATCTGGGCACCGATGGTCTGGTTCAGGAAATTGTTCCTGCGCGGCTGCCAGCCACCCTTTATAGCCGCTTTGGCGATCACATCTTCTTTTTCCTATGGTTGCTGACTGGCTGTCTTGCATTAATCAAAATGAGAAAATCCAAAATCCGCTAA
- a CDS encoding EAL domain-containing protein — MQDSSTKYKLIDSDLGAPRKLFVLLGLLVMALVLSHHNSPLIRQLPILALTLLVGYYFLFLNSKQKRRRETLRSMIDELKSRDNLTGLSNRQLFLSSVYQRLKSAEYQNTPFALLLIDIDRFKELDTILGTENGDLLLQEFAQRLSHFQHDRSMVARLSGNEFAIVIDQLGTSATFEQRIQILHSYLKQPYRFNGRPIEITISGGYIQFPHHGYRVSALLQQAKLALLRAKQEGRNQICRFEQCHDVRAHMDHELSQEMGKSIALGEFKLHFQPQFSIATGKQTGFEALMRWDHPVRGWISPGSFIQIAESNGLILPLSEFALREACTTAAQWTQPLRVAVNLSPIQFKKIDLVPMVESILKETGLPAHRLELEVTESLFIQSSQRTIETLKQLRSMGITIALDDFGTGYSSLSYLSSFPIDKIKIDRSFVRDLTNSHGNMAIISAMIGIGRSLNIEVLAEGIEDKETLDMLHAAGCQEVQGYYLGRPRDLAAEPGFEMSRPALEDKAEKAKALKLIKNTSMCA; from the coding sequence ATGCAAGATTCGTCAACCAAATATAAGCTGATCGACTCCGATTTGGGCGCACCCCGGAAATTGTTTGTGCTTTTGGGCCTGCTGGTGATGGCGCTGGTTCTGTCTCACCATAACAGCCCTCTCATACGGCAGCTTCCCATTTTGGCATTGACCCTTCTGGTCGGCTATTATTTCCTGTTCCTCAATAGCAAACAAAAGCGCAGACGCGAAACGCTGCGCAGCATGATCGATGAGCTTAAGTCTCGGGACAATCTGACGGGGCTTTCCAATCGGCAACTGTTTCTCTCATCTGTTTACCAGCGTTTGAAATCTGCGGAATATCAGAACACACCTTTTGCGCTTCTGCTCATCGATATTGACCGATTTAAAGAGCTGGATACCATTCTAGGCACCGAAAACGGCGATCTGCTGCTGCAGGAATTTGCACAGCGCCTCTCCCATTTTCAGCATGACAGGTCGATGGTTGCCCGTTTGTCGGGCAACGAGTTCGCTATTGTTATCGACCAATTGGGGACCAGCGCAACATTCGAGCAGCGTATTCAGATTCTTCATTCCTATCTCAAGCAGCCCTATCGCTTCAATGGCCGCCCGATTGAGATCACCATCTCCGGCGGCTATATCCAGTTTCCGCATCATGGATACAGGGTCAGCGCGTTGCTGCAGCAGGCCAAGCTGGCCTTGCTCAGAGCAAAACAGGAAGGGCGAAACCAGATATGCCGCTTTGAGCAATGTCACGATGTGCGCGCCCATATGGACCATGAGCTATCGCAGGAAATGGGAAAATCGATCGCTCTTGGAGAATTCAAACTCCATTTCCAACCACAGTTCAGCATCGCGACAGGCAAGCAGACTGGCTTCGAAGCCTTGATGCGCTGGGATCACCCGGTGCGCGGCTGGATCTCTCCGGGCTCCTTCATCCAAATCGCCGAAAGCAATGGCCTTATCTTGCCGCTTTCCGAATTTGCCCTGCGGGAGGCTTGCACCACAGCCGCCCAATGGACACAGCCCCTGCGTGTCGCTGTTAATCTGTCTCCCATCCAGTTCAAGAAGATCGATCTTGTGCCCATGGTCGAGAGCATTCTCAAGGAGACCGGCTTGCCAGCCCACAGATTGGAACTGGAAGTCACTGAAAGCTTGTTCATTCAGAGCAGCCAACGCACCATCGAGACACTCAAGCAATTGCGCAGTATGGGAATCACCATTGCGCTTGATGACTTCGGAACCGGTTACTCTTCGCTCAGCTATCTTTCGTCCTTCCCGATCGACAAGATCAAGATCGACCGCTCATTTGTACGCGATCTGACCAACAGTCATGGCAACATGGCGATTATATCCGCGATGATCGGCATCGGTCGGAGCCTTAATATCGAAGTGTTGGCCGAAGGCATCGAAGACAAGGAAACACTCGACATGCTGCACGCCGCTGGCTGTCAGGAAGTGCAGGGCTACTATCTTGGCCGCCCGCGTGATCTGGCTGCAGAGCCGGGCTTCGAGATGTCACGGCCTGCTTTGGAAGACAAGGCCGAAAAGGCCAAGGCCCTCAAACTGATCAAAAACACATCTATGTGCGCCTGA
- the metK gene encoding methionine adenosyltransferase, with product MARKEYLFTSESVSEGHPDKICDRISDAIVDAFIAADPHARCAVETMATTNKVVLAGEVRGPAEIDCHIMEKAARRVIKEIGYEQDGFHWEKADIDIYVHEQSADIAQGVDEADGKDEGAGDQGIMFGYASNETPELMPAPILYAHKILRLIAEARHAGTETRLGPDAKSQLTLRYVDGKPVEVASLVLSTQHFDGNLTSADIREIVTPYITTALPEGWLTDKTIWHVNPTGKFVIGGPDGDAGLTGRKIIVDTYGGAAPHGGGAFSGKDPTKVDRSAAYVSRYLAKNVVAAGYAEKCSIQLAYAIGVSEPLSLYVDTYGTGSVRDSVIEKALWDIVPLTPRGIRTHLGLNKPIYERTAAYGHFGREPDAEGGFSWEKTDIVDALHKAIG from the coding sequence ATGGCCCGCAAAGAATATCTGTTTACCAGTGAGTCCGTATCCGAAGGACATCCGGACAAGATCTGTGACCGTATCTCCGACGCAATTGTCGATGCCTTCATCGCGGCAGACCCGCACGCGCGCTGCGCCGTGGAAACCATGGCGACAACCAACAAGGTTGTTCTTGCTGGCGAGGTCAGGGGGCCTGCCGAGATCGATTGCCATATCATGGAAAAGGCTGCTCGCCGGGTGATCAAGGAGATCGGCTACGAGCAGGACGGCTTCCACTGGGAAAAGGCTGACATCGACATCTATGTGCATGAGCAGTCCGCAGATATTGCTCAAGGCGTCGATGAAGCCGATGGCAAGGATGAAGGGGCAGGCGATCAGGGCATCATGTTCGGCTATGCGTCCAATGAAACCCCTGAATTGATGCCAGCCCCGATCCTTTATGCCCACAAGATCCTGCGCCTGATTGCCGAAGCACGCCATGCAGGCACAGAAACCCGTCTGGGTCCGGATGCGAAAAGCCAGCTCACGCTGCGCTATGTGGATGGCAAACCGGTCGAGGTGGCTTCTCTGGTGCTTTCCACGCAGCATTTTGATGGCAACCTGACCTCTGCCGATATCCGCGAAATCGTGACGCCTTATATTACGACGGCGCTGCCGGAAGGATGGCTGACCGACAAGACCATCTGGCATGTGAACCCAACCGGCAAATTTGTCATTGGCGGGCCGGATGGCGATGCTGGCCTTACGGGCCGCAAGATCATTGTTGATACCTATGGCGGTGCTGCGCCCCATGGCGGCGGCGCATTCTCCGGCAAAGACCCCACCAAAGTGGATCGCTCTGCGGCTTATGTCTCCCGCTATCTGGCCAAGAATGTGGTTGCTGCCGGCTATGCCGAAAAATGCTCCATCCAGCTGGCCTATGCCATTGGCGTGTCGGAGCCTCTCTCGCTCTATGTTGATACCTACGGCACGGGGTCCGTGCGGGATTCCGTCATCGAAAAGGCTCTGTGGGACATCGTGCCGCTGACGCCACGGGGCATCCGCACGCATCTTGGCCTCAACAAGCCGATTTACGAGCGCACCGCTGCCTATGGTCATTTTGGCCGCGAGCCAGACGCCGAGGGTGGTTTTTCTTGGGAAAAAACCGATATTGTCGACGCCTTGCACAAGGCAATCGGCTAA
- the fabI gene encoding enoyl-ACP reductase FabI, whose translation MNGLMEGKRGLIMGVANASSIAWGISQALYDQGAELAFTYQGDALGKRVKPLAESVNSDFVMPCDVEDIDSVDAVFAALKEKWGKIDFIVHAIGFSDKSELRGRYADTSRDNFSRTMVISCFSFTEAAKRAADLMTDGGSMLTLTYAGSTRVMPNYNVMGVAKAGLEASIRYLANDFGPSGIRVNAISAGPVRTLAGNGIADARQMYSYQRDNSPMRDVCTIEDVGGAALYLLSDLSKKVTGQVHFVDSGYSCISMPTVETLSKLDKIEKS comes from the coding sequence ATGAACGGTCTAATGGAAGGAAAACGCGGCCTGATCATGGGCGTTGCGAATGCCAGCTCAATCGCCTGGGGTATCTCCCAGGCGCTGTATGATCAGGGTGCCGAGCTTGCCTTCACCTATCAGGGTGATGCGTTGGGCAAGCGGGTGAAGCCACTGGCAGAATCCGTCAATTCCGATTTTGTCATGCCTTGCGATGTGGAAGATATCGACTCTGTCGATGCTGTTTTCGCGGCCTTGAAGGAAAAATGGGGCAAGATCGACTTTATCGTGCATGCCATCGGCTTTTCCGACAAAAGCGAGCTGCGTGGTCGATATGCTGATACGTCGCGGGACAATTTCTCCCGCACAATGGTCATTTCCTGCTTTTCCTTCACGGAAGCGGCAAAACGCGCAGCAGACCTGATGACCGATGGCGGCTCCATGCTCACATTGACATACGCCGGCTCGACCCGCGTGATGCCAAACTATAATGTCATGGGTGTTGCCAAGGCCGGGCTTGAGGCGTCTATTCGCTATCTGGCCAATGATTTCGGCCCGTCAGGCATTCGCGTCAACGCGATTTCGGCTGGCCCCGTGCGTACACTGGCAGGCAATGGCATTGCCGACGCGCGCCAGATGTATAGCTATCAACGCGATAACAGCCCAATGCGCGATGTCTGTACCATTGAGGATGTTGGCGGTGCAGCCCTTTACCTGCTCTCCGATCTTTCCAAGAAAGTCACAGGTCAGGTGCATTTTGTTGATTCCGGCTATAGCTGCATATCAATGCCTACGGTCGAAACGCTCAGTAAACTGGACAAGATCGAGAAATCTTGA
- a CDS encoding EAL domain-containing protein, whose product MIGFFGKYDRLFSKQIAALAVLMVANFICAVTVSLIFSNQDPETRSMVQLATIAVISMLSCIVLIQLNSSRVAAEEAMDTLVAKDKLTGLTNREAFQRYLANRVATDRNQAFILLLLDLDRFKELNAFLGYGAADQILQQFAARLAQLAETEADAARIGGDEFALVVPYDGSSSSLKAKVSKIFETLYKPYLCNKQSVDMTVSMGTTLFPEDGKDPESLNQNAYFALQRAKKEGHNRVCCYEEAIDSKMMDDHFLSQDMDRALQKGEFVVFFQPQFSFATGRQTGFEALVRWIHKDRGEISPCVFIPIAEQNGLIVPISEFVLRSACQIASQWKNPLKIAVNLSPIQMRQCIISDLVTEILFETGLDPKRLELEVTESLFIDINDEVSADLLLLQRRGISIALDDFGTGYSSLAYLTSFPFDKIKIDRSFVQNLATDDSSMAIISAVIGMGKSLNMQITAEGIEDYQAYEILRLAGVDQAQGYLLGEPQEIEAEPEMAIPKILKAQTEVAGDHPAIHRQQAS is encoded by the coding sequence ATGATCGGTTTTTTCGGTAAATATGATCGACTGTTTAGCAAACAAATAGCAGCCCTTGCCGTGTTGATGGTGGCCAACTTTATTTGTGCCGTTACTGTTTCACTTATTTTTTCCAATCAGGATCCGGAAACCCGGTCCATGGTTCAGCTTGCAACGATTGCTGTCATTTCAATGCTTTCCTGCATCGTTCTGATTCAACTAAACAGTTCGCGGGTGGCAGCAGAGGAAGCAATGGACACTCTGGTTGCCAAGGACAAGTTGACGGGGTTGACCAATCGCGAAGCCTTCCAGCGCTATCTGGCCAATCGAGTGGCGACTGACAGGAACCAGGCCTTCATCCTGTTGCTCCTCGATCTTGATCGTTTCAAGGAGCTCAACGCCTTTTTGGGCTACGGCGCTGCTGATCAGATTTTGCAGCAATTTGCGGCCCGCTTGGCACAGTTGGCAGAGACAGAGGCCGATGCTGCACGCATTGGCGGCGATGAGTTCGCGCTTGTTGTACCCTATGACGGAAGCAGCAGCAGCCTGAAGGCAAAGGTGAGCAAGATCTTCGAAACGCTCTACAAGCCCTATCTGTGCAACAAGCAGTCCGTGGACATGACTGTTTCCATGGGCACCACCTTGTTTCCCGAGGATGGGAAAGACCCCGAAAGTCTCAACCAGAACGCCTATTTCGCTCTGCAGCGCGCCAAAAAGGAAGGGCACAACAGAGTATGCTGCTATGAAGAAGCCATCGATTCCAAGATGATGGATGACCATTTCTTGTCGCAGGATATGGATCGAGCACTACAAAAGGGCGAATTCGTCGTTTTTTTCCAGCCGCAATTCAGTTTTGCGACGGGTAGACAAACCGGATTTGAGGCGCTTGTTCGGTGGATCCACAAAGATCGCGGCGAGATTTCGCCCTGTGTCTTCATTCCCATTGCCGAACAAAATGGTCTTATTGTTCCGATTTCTGAATTTGTACTGCGCAGTGCCTGCCAAATTGCCAGCCAATGGAAGAATCCGCTCAAGATAGCTGTCAATCTATCCCCCATTCAAATGCGCCAATGCATCATTTCAGATCTGGTGACCGAGATTCTATTTGAAACCGGGCTCGACCCGAAAAGGCTGGAGTTGGAGGTCACCGAGAGTCTGTTTATCGACATCAATGATGAAGTATCCGCTGACCTTTTGCTGCTGCAACGGCGTGGCATCTCGATTGCGCTTGATGACTTCGGAACGGGCTACTCATCATTGGCCTATTTGACCAGCTTCCCCTTCGACAAAATCAAGATAGACCGCTCGTTCGTTCAGAATCTGGCGACCGATGACAGTTCGATGGCCATCATTTCCGCTGTCATCGGCATGGGCAAAAGCCTGAATATGCAAATCACGGCCGAGGGCATAGAGGATTATCAAGCCTACGAGATCCTGCGGCTTGCTGGCGTGGATCAGGCTCAGGGCTACTTGTTGGGTGAGCCTCAAGAGATTGAAGCCGAGCCGGAAATGGCAATTCCGAAGATCCTTAAGGCACAGACCGAGGTGGCCGGTGACCATCCCGCCATCCATCGCCAACAAGCATCTTGA